In Opitutia bacterium, one genomic interval encodes:
- the argH gene encoding argininosuccinate lyase has translation MAKKAQATWGGRFSAGPAELMLKFSESVSFDSRLAPFDIQGSKGHSAMLAHVGIITAKERDAIHAGLDAILAEIHAGKFTWSTQLEDVHMNIEQALTKREPAAAKLHTARSRNDQVATDMRLYFKAACTDIIQRIDAAQRAILAVAEANPDVLIPGYTHLQRAQPVFVAHHLLAYLEMLQRDAERFVVVQDHANWCPLGSGAIAGTTLPIDREFTAKQLGFIDDAGRPRVTQNSMDAVSDRDLYIEFASACALVGVHLSRMAEDLILWMSAEFKFVDLPDAFCTGSSLMPQKKNPDSMELIRGKSARLQGNLHTLLTLTKGLPLTYNRDLQEDKPPVFDSHDQTVICLEVLAGTFAGMTFNQERCATAVADPALLATDLADYLVRAGVAFREAHHAVGAVVKLAEKKGVPLDRLTNDEVASVHPKFGPDWSDSFVLAKAMARRTGTGMPGPAQVKRQITRWKKLLG, from the coding sequence ATGGCAAAGAAAGCCCAAGCCACGTGGGGCGGACGGTTCTCGGCGGGTCCCGCCGAGCTGATGCTCAAGTTCAGCGAGTCGGTCTCCTTCGACTCGCGCCTCGCGCCGTTCGACATCCAGGGCAGCAAGGGCCACAGCGCCATGCTCGCGCACGTCGGCATCATCACCGCCAAGGAGCGCGACGCCATCCACGCCGGCCTCGACGCGATCCTCGCCGAGATCCACGCCGGCAAGTTCACGTGGAGCACGCAGCTCGAGGACGTGCACATGAACATCGAGCAAGCGCTCACCAAGCGCGAGCCCGCCGCCGCCAAGCTCCACACCGCGCGCAGCCGCAACGATCAGGTCGCGACCGACATGCGCCTCTACTTCAAGGCGGCCTGCACGGACATCATCCAGCGCATCGACGCCGCGCAGCGCGCCATCCTCGCCGTCGCCGAGGCGAATCCCGACGTGCTCATTCCCGGCTACACGCACCTGCAGCGCGCGCAGCCGGTGTTCGTCGCGCACCATCTCCTCGCTTACCTCGAAATGCTCCAGCGCGACGCGGAGCGTTTCGTCGTCGTGCAGGACCATGCCAACTGGTGCCCGCTCGGCTCCGGTGCCATCGCCGGCACCACGCTCCCGATCGACCGCGAGTTTACCGCAAAGCAACTCGGCTTCATCGACGATGCGGGCCGCCCGCGCGTCACGCAGAACAGCATGGACGCCGTCAGCGATCGCGACCTCTACATCGAGTTCGCCTCCGCGTGCGCGCTCGTCGGCGTGCATCTCTCGCGCATGGCCGAGGACCTGATTTTGTGGATGAGCGCCGAGTTCAAGTTCGTCGATTTGCCCGACGCCTTCTGCACTGGCTCGAGCCTGATGCCGCAGAAGAAGAATCCCGACTCGATGGAACTCATCCGCGGCAAGTCGGCGCGTCTCCAAGGCAACCTCCACACGCTGCTCACGCTCACGAAGGGCCTGCCGCTCACCTACAATCGCGACTTGCAGGAGGACAAACCGCCGGTCTTCGACAGCCACGACCAGACCGTGATCTGCCTCGAGGTGCTCGCGGGCACCTTCGCCGGGATGACTTTCAACCAAGAGCGCTGCGCCACCGCGGTTGCCGACCCTGCGTTGCTTGCGACTGATCTGGCCGACTACCTCGTGCGCGCCGGCGTGGCCTTCCGCGAGGCGCATCACGCGGTTGGCGCGGTCGTGAAGCTCGCCGAGAAAAAAGGCGTGCCGCTCGACCGCCTCACCAACGACGAGGTCGCCTCCGTGCATCCGAAGTTCGGTCCGGATTGGTCCGACTCGTTCGTCCTCGCGAAGGCGATGGCGCGCCGCACCGGCACCGGCATGCCCGGGCCCGCGCAGGTGAAGCGCCAGATCACGCGCTGGAAAAAACTGCTCGGCTGA
- a CDS encoding glycogen/starch/alpha-glucan phosphorylase yields the protein MSAPSTAKSKSKSVRKSLSPEAANLQRSILHYLKYKMGRDVESATRRDWWIATATAIRDRMIERGLDTYKAHRVGNVRRVYYLSLEYLIGRLMLNNLINLGLLDATVEALSDVGQDFEVIRAQEEDMGLGNGGLGRLAACYLDSMSTMDLPAVGYGIHYEFGLFRQEFVNGHQVEHPDNWLIYGAPWELVRPEFTQPVRLFGRCEQIFDDRGNFKWRWVDTKTILGFPFDIPVVGYGTKTVNILRLWASKATEDFDLRTFNEGGYIEAVREKAYGETISKVLYPNDKTENGKELRLVQQYFFVTCSLRDIVRRHFSNPSNGWDNFSDKVAVQLNDTHPALAVVELMRILIDEEGMAFDRAWGIVTKVFAYTNHTLLPEALERWSVPLFQRVLPRHLLIVYEINSHLMTLCETKWPGDNEKKRVVSLIEEGGSRYVRMANLSVVGSFAVNGVAELHTRLLRAQLFPEFDALYPGKFINVTNGITPRRWLRACNPRLSALISSKIGDGWPRDLDQLKKLEKWADDPKFQDEFMAIKRQNKVDLAAIIKRDCGVDVSPDALFDVQIKRLHEYKRQHLNLLHILALYRRLVQNPDLDITPRVFVFAAKAAPGYDLAKAIIKSINALAARVNHDPRVNGKLKVVFLPNYRVSLASRIIPAADLSEQISTAGKEASGTGNMKLALNGALTIGTLDGANVEIGEEVGADNIFIFGMTVEEVQALRAKGYNPWDYYNADEELRAVLDWLGSDYFVPGETPNLPATVRNSLLEGGDPYMVLADFRAYSDCQAKVDAAYRDKRRWARMAILNTARVGKFSSDRSIGDYAEKIWNLKPVTVA from the coding sequence ATGTCCGCGCCTTCCACCGCCAAATCGAAGTCCAAGTCCGTCCGAAAATCCCTCAGCCCGGAGGCGGCGAATTTGCAGCGCTCCATCCTGCATTACCTCAAATACAAGATGGGCCGCGACGTCGAATCGGCCACGCGCCGCGATTGGTGGATCGCCACGGCGACCGCGATCCGCGACCGCATGATCGAGCGCGGCCTCGACACCTACAAGGCGCACCGCGTCGGCAACGTCCGGCGCGTCTACTATCTCTCGCTCGAATACCTCATCGGCCGCCTGATGCTGAACAACCTCATCAATCTCGGCCTGCTCGACGCGACTGTCGAGGCGCTCTCCGATGTGGGTCAGGACTTCGAGGTCATCCGCGCCCAGGAAGAGGACATGGGCCTCGGCAACGGCGGCCTCGGCCGTCTCGCCGCGTGCTATCTCGACTCGATGTCGACGATGGACCTGCCGGCGGTCGGCTACGGCATCCACTACGAGTTCGGCCTGTTTCGCCAGGAATTCGTCAACGGCCACCAGGTCGAGCATCCGGACAACTGGCTCATCTACGGCGCGCCGTGGGAGCTCGTGCGGCCGGAGTTCACGCAACCCGTGCGCCTCTTCGGCCGTTGCGAGCAGATCTTCGACGATCGCGGCAACTTCAAGTGGCGCTGGGTCGACACGAAGACGATCCTCGGTTTCCCGTTCGACATCCCCGTCGTCGGCTACGGCACGAAGACCGTGAACATCCTCCGCCTCTGGGCCTCGAAGGCCACGGAGGATTTCGATCTCCGGACCTTCAACGAGGGCGGCTACATCGAGGCCGTGCGCGAGAAGGCCTACGGCGAGACGATCTCGAAGGTCCTTTACCCGAACGACAAGACCGAGAACGGCAAGGAGCTGCGCCTCGTGCAGCAGTATTTCTTCGTGACGTGCTCGCTGCGCGACATCGTCCGCCGCCACTTCTCGAACCCGAGCAACGGCTGGGACAATTTCTCCGACAAGGTCGCGGTGCAGCTCAACGACACGCACCCGGCCCTCGCCGTGGTCGAGCTCATGCGCATCCTCATCGACGAGGAGGGCATGGCGTTCGACCGCGCGTGGGGCATCGTGACAAAGGTTTTCGCCTACACGAACCACACGCTGCTGCCCGAGGCGCTCGAGCGCTGGAGCGTGCCGCTCTTCCAGCGCGTGCTGCCGCGCCACCTGCTCATCGTCTACGAGATCAACTCGCACCTGATGACGCTCTGCGAAACGAAATGGCCCGGCGACAACGAGAAGAAACGCGTCGTCTCGCTCATTGAGGAAGGCGGCTCGCGCTACGTGCGCATGGCGAATCTCTCGGTCGTCGGCTCGTTCGCCGTCAACGGTGTCGCTGAGCTCCACACGCGCCTCCTCCGCGCGCAGCTGTTCCCGGAGTTCGACGCGCTCTATCCGGGCAAGTTCATCAACGTCACCAACGGCATCACGCCGCGCCGCTGGCTCCGCGCCTGCAACCCGCGCCTCTCCGCGCTCATCTCCTCGAAGATCGGAGACGGTTGGCCGCGCGACCTCGACCAGCTCAAGAAACTCGAGAAATGGGCTGACGACCCGAAGTTCCAGGACGAGTTCATGGCCATCAAGCGCCAGAACAAGGTCGACCTCGCCGCCATCATCAAACGCGACTGCGGTGTCGACGTCTCGCCTGACGCGCTCTTCGACGTCCAGATCAAGCGCCTCCACGAATACAAGCGCCAGCACCTGAACCTGCTCCACATCCTCGCGCTCTACCGCCGCCTGGTGCAGAACCCCGACCTCGACATCACGCCGCGCGTGTTCGTCTTCGCCGCCAAGGCCGCGCCCGGCTACGACCTCGCCAAGGCCATCATCAAGTCGATCAACGCGCTCGCCGCCCGCGTGAACCACGATCCGCGCGTCAATGGCAAGCTGAAGGTCGTCTTCCTCCCGAATTACCGCGTCTCGCTCGCCTCGCGCATCATCCCGGCCGCCGATCTCTCGGAGCAAATCTCCACCGCCGGCAAGGAAGCTTCGGGCACCGGCAACATGAAGCTCGCGCTCAACGGCGCGCTCACCATCGGCACGCTCGACGGCGCCAACGTCGAGATCGGCGAGGAAGTCGGCGCCGACAACATCTTCATCTTCGGCATGACCGTCGAGGAAGTGCAGGCGCTCCGCGCGAAGGGCTACAACCCGTGGGACTACTACAACGCCGACGAGGAACTCCGTGCCGTGCTCGACTGGCTCGGCTCCGACTACTTCGTGCCCGGCGAGACCCCGAATCTGCCCGCCACGGTGCGCAACAGCCTGCTTGAGGGCGGCGATCCCTACATGGTGCTCGCCGACTTCCGCGCCTACAGCGACTGCCAGGCGAAGGTCGATGCCGCCTACCGCGACAAGCGTCGCTGGGCGCGCATGGCCATCCTCAACACCGCGCGCGTCGGCAAGTTCTCCAGCGACCGCTCCATCGGCGATTACGCCGAGAAGATTTGGAATCTGAAACCGGTCACGGTCGCGTGA
- a CDS encoding glutamate-5-semialdehyde dehydrogenase, translated as MSDLATQIRELGRRARAAATQLALASRADKDRALRAMAEALFGARAEILASNAADLAAGEKAGLSNAMLDRLRLDEKRLAAMADGVRAVADLPDPVGRVQREWSHANGIVFRKVAVPIGVIGIIYESRPNVTSDAASLCLKAGNAVILRGGSESLRTNLAIAAALSRGLAASGLPADAVQLIPAADREAVKHLAALDEFVNLIIPRGGRGLIEAVVASARVPVIKHYDGICALYVDAAADLGMAEQIALNAKCQRPGVCNAIETLLVHRAVATEFLARAGQALRARGVQLRADATALGFLGGEQPPQVVAATEQDFRTEFLDLILAVKVVDSLDAAIAHIEAHGSHHSDAIVTADAAAAEKFLNAVDSATVYWNASTRFTDGGEFGFGAEIGISTDRLHARGPMGLEELTTYKYVIRGTGQVR; from the coding sequence ATGAGCGATCTCGCGACCCAGATTCGCGAACTCGGCCGCCGCGCGCGTGCGGCGGCGACGCAACTCGCGCTCGCCTCCCGCGCCGACAAGGACCGCGCGCTGCGCGCCATGGCGGAGGCGTTGTTCGGAGCGCGCGCTGAAATCCTCGCCTCCAACGCCGCCGACCTCGCCGCCGGAGAGAAGGCGGGTTTGTCGAACGCAATGCTCGATCGCCTGCGCCTCGACGAGAAACGTCTCGCGGCAATGGCGGACGGCGTGCGCGCCGTGGCGGATTTGCCCGACCCCGTCGGTCGCGTGCAGCGCGAATGGTCGCACGCGAACGGCATCGTCTTCCGCAAGGTCGCCGTGCCCATCGGCGTCATCGGCATCATCTACGAGTCCCGCCCGAACGTGACGAGCGACGCCGCGTCGCTCTGCCTGAAAGCCGGCAACGCCGTGATCCTGCGCGGCGGCTCCGAGTCGCTGCGCACCAACCTCGCGATTGCCGCCGCGCTCTCGCGGGGCCTAGCCGCGTCCGGCCTGCCCGCCGATGCGGTGCAGCTGATTCCCGCCGCCGACCGCGAGGCCGTGAAGCACCTCGCTGCGCTCGACGAATTCGTGAACCTCATCATCCCGCGCGGCGGTCGCGGCCTGATCGAAGCTGTCGTCGCCAGCGCGCGCGTTCCGGTCATCAAGCATTACGACGGCATCTGTGCGCTCTACGTCGACGCCGCGGCCGATCTCGGGATGGCGGAACAGATCGCGCTCAACGCGAAGTGCCAGCGCCCCGGCGTGTGCAACGCCATCGAGACGCTCCTCGTGCACCGCGCGGTGGCGACGGAATTTCTGGCCCGCGCCGGCCAGGCGTTGCGTGCGCGCGGCGTGCAGTTGCGCGCCGATGCGACCGCGTTGGGGTTCCTCGGCGGCGAGCAGCCCCCGCAGGTCGTCGCCGCGACGGAGCAGGATTTCCGCACCGAGTTTCTCGACCTCATCCTCGCGGTGAAGGTTGTGGACAGTCTCGATGCCGCCATCGCGCACATCGAGGCGCACGGCTCGCACCACAGCGACGCGATCGTGACGGCGGACGCGGCGGCGGCGGAGAAGTTTCTCAACGCGGTCGACAGTGCCACGGTCTACTGGAACGCGAGCACGCGTTTCACGGACGGCGGCGAGTTCGGTTTCGGCGCGGAAATCGGCATCAGCACCGACCGCTTGCACGCGCGCGGGCCGATGGGCCTCGAGGAGCTGACGACCTACAAATACGTCATTCGCGGCACCGGGCAGGTGCGGTAG
- a CDS encoding YdbL family protein yields MIARLLAACLALCAFTATVSAQSAAAIRQRMEQRLPQLDELKAKGAIGENNRGFVEVRGSAGNAASLVSDENRDRESVYALIAQQTGASADSVGRARAKQIAANARSGVWVQDESGAWKKK; encoded by the coding sequence ATGATCGCCCGCCTTCTTGCCGCCTGCCTCGCGCTCTGCGCGTTCACTGCCACCGTCTCCGCCCAATCCGCGGCGGCCATCCGCCAGCGGATGGAGCAACGCCTGCCGCAACTCGATGAGTTGAAGGCCAAGGGCGCCATCGGTGAGAACAATCGCGGCTTCGTCGAAGTGCGCGGATCGGCCGGCAACGCCGCGTCGCTGGTTTCAGATGAGAACCGCGATCGCGAATCGGTCTACGCGCTGATCGCGCAGCAGACCGGCGCCAGCGCCGACTCCGTGGGTCGCGCCCGGGCGAAGCAGATCGCGGCGAACGCGCGCTCCGGCGTGTGGGTGCAGGACGAGAGCGGCGCGTGGAAGAAGAAGTGA
- a CDS encoding thermonuclease family protein: MKAPSRLLFVVLCFALALAPPVEARTRRAPTSLRDFTARVVKVKDGDSLEVQKGPDVYEVRLARLDAPELHQERGEQAKQFTESKILGAEVRITAKTLDSYGRLVGDVKYRNGRSLNEDIVAAGWGWWYKRLYPNDSVMEMLERRAREQKFGVWQDKTPTPPWQWREKNRK; the protein is encoded by the coding sequence GTGAAAGCCCCTTCGCGCCTGCTGTTTGTCGTCCTTTGCTTCGCGCTCGCGCTGGCACCGCCGGTCGAGGCGCGCACGCGGCGGGCGCCGACGAGCCTCCGGGACTTCACCGCGCGGGTCGTGAAGGTGAAGGACGGCGACTCGCTCGAAGTGCAGAAGGGCCCCGACGTCTACGAAGTGCGCCTCGCGCGGCTCGACGCGCCGGAGTTGCACCAGGAGCGCGGCGAGCAGGCCAAGCAGTTCACCGAAAGCAAAATTCTCGGCGCGGAGGTGCGCATCACGGCCAAGACACTCGACAGCTACGGCCGTCTCGTCGGCGACGTGAAGTATCGCAACGGCCGCTCGCTGAACGAGGACATCGTCGCCGCCGGTTGGGGCTGGTGGTATAAACGACTCTACCCGAACGACAGCGTGATGGAGATGCTCGAACGTCGCGCGCGGGAGCAGAAGTTCGGCGTGTGGCAGGACAAGACACCGACGCCGCCGTGGCAGTGGCGCGAGAAGAATCGGAAGTGA
- a CDS encoding OsmC family protein yields MVKSTGTYIGGLNCQLTHGPSGQMIDTDAPKDNHGRGAAFSPTDLFCASLGSCMVTTMAIAAKNRLGLDIPGVKWEVTKEMSTDAPRRIVRIATQVWMPFPKMKDPEGILERAALACPVKKSLAPEVDTPVVFHWPE; encoded by the coding sequence ATGGTCAAAAGCACCGGCACCTACATCGGCGGGCTGAATTGCCAGCTCACGCACGGCCCGTCCGGCCAGATGATCGACACCGACGCGCCGAAGGACAACCACGGTCGCGGCGCGGCGTTTTCGCCCACGGACCTGTTCTGCGCCTCGCTCGGTTCGTGCATGGTCACGACCATGGCCATCGCCGCGAAAAATCGCCTCGGCCTCGACATCCCCGGAGTGAAGTGGGAAGTCACCAAGGAAATGTCGACCGACGCCCCGCGCCGCATCGTGCGCATCGCGACGCAAGTTTGGATGCCTTTCCCGAAGATGAAGGACCCTGAAGGCATCCTCGAACGCGCCGCGCTCGCGTGCCCGGTGAAGAAGAGCCTCGCGCCCGAAGTCGACACGCCCGTCGTCTTCCACTGGCCCGAGTGA
- a CDS encoding YdbH domain-containing protein encodes MPAAFTISRRRWLVRVAVALTILAVLVILMRRPLAGAALSASLKMAGAGDVRMDVVSASPWLVEVQDLGFRVKTQRFDAKRVTLDRRHWWSPSLASIRVEGAKMPVTVDGSDTNPWQWASYSGGGGTSSTIALPADEVSIDGVLVVQAAGEQQQDVRVQFAAKPAGKERWSARVDATAPGFAAKIDGEFDFASGAWKFRVADAQLDLGRWQDFIGQMVMLPDGKWTLAGKLQGSATGAYTDGKLALAGDVELSEGRFEFPARSVVADGVSAKFRFRDLDKFISEPGEVRVASLTAGEIKTTNLELQFAFDTVEKIAVTRATLEAFGGRVAAEPFRFFPRQNELEAVLLVDGLVVEQLLALAKDVPAKATGRVDGRVPLRIDGAGLRFGTGWLELKRGVYAEVQFNADGLLTSGVAPNSAQYTVMKKIEAGLLRLKLAELRLDIRPLKAPPGRSAIVHLAGSPVDPEVKAPVTLDLNVNGPFESLLNLGLNSRVSFGGK; translated from the coding sequence ATGCCTGCCGCCTTCACCATTTCCCGTCGCCGCTGGCTGGTGCGTGTCGCGGTGGCACTGACGATTCTCGCCGTGCTGGTTATCCTGATGCGTCGGCCGCTCGCCGGCGCCGCGCTGTCGGCCTCGTTGAAAATGGCGGGAGCCGGCGACGTGCGCATGGATGTCGTGAGCGCTTCGCCGTGGCTGGTCGAGGTTCAGGACCTCGGCTTCCGCGTGAAGACGCAGCGCTTCGACGCGAAGCGGGTGACGCTGGACCGGCGGCATTGGTGGTCGCCGTCGCTCGCGTCGATCCGAGTCGAGGGGGCGAAGATGCCGGTGACGGTGGACGGTTCGGACACCAATCCGTGGCAGTGGGCGAGCTACAGCGGCGGTGGCGGCACGTCTTCGACGATCGCGCTCCCGGCGGACGAGGTGAGCATCGACGGTGTGCTGGTCGTGCAGGCGGCGGGCGAGCAGCAGCAGGACGTGCGGGTGCAATTCGCCGCCAAGCCGGCGGGGAAAGAGCGTTGGAGCGCGCGCGTGGACGCGACCGCGCCGGGCTTCGCCGCGAAAATCGACGGTGAATTCGATTTTGCGAGCGGGGCGTGGAAGTTCCGGGTCGCGGACGCGCAGCTCGATCTCGGGCGATGGCAGGATTTCATCGGACAGATGGTCATGCTGCCGGACGGCAAATGGACGCTCGCCGGCAAACTGCAGGGCAGCGCGACCGGAGCCTACACCGACGGCAAGCTCGCGCTCGCGGGCGACGTGGAGCTGAGCGAGGGCCGTTTCGAGTTTCCGGCGCGCAGCGTCGTCGCGGACGGCGTGAGCGCGAAGTTCCGTTTTCGCGATCTCGACAAATTCATCTCCGAGCCCGGCGAAGTGCGCGTGGCGTCGCTTACTGCCGGCGAGATCAAGACGACCAACCTCGAACTGCAGTTCGCCTTCGACACGGTCGAGAAAATCGCCGTCACGCGTGCGACGCTCGAGGCCTTCGGCGGCCGCGTCGCGGCCGAGCCGTTTCGCTTTTTCCCGCGGCAGAACGAGCTCGAGGCGGTGCTGCTCGTGGATGGCCTCGTCGTGGAGCAACTGCTCGCACTCGCCAAGGATGTGCCCGCGAAGGCGACGGGTCGCGTCGACGGACGCGTGCCGTTGCGCATCGACGGTGCCGGGCTGCGTTTCGGCACGGGCTGGCTGGAGTTGAAGCGCGGCGTCTACGCCGAGGTGCAGTTCAACGCGGACGGCTTGCTCACGAGCGGCGTGGCGCCAAACAGCGCGCAATACACCGTGATGAAGAAGATCGAGGCCGGCCTCCTGCGCCTGAAGCTCGCCGAGCTACGCCTCGACATCCGGCCGCTCAAGGCCCCGCCCGGCCGCTCGGCGATCGTGCACCTCGCCGGTTCGCCCGTGGACCCCGAAGTGAAGGCGCCGGTGACGCTCGATCTCAACGTGAACGGGCCGTTCGAAAGCCTGCTCAACCTCGGCTTGAACAGCCGCGTGAGCTTCGGGGGCAAGTAG
- the proB gene encoding glutamate 5-kinase — MAARAQRIILKFGSGILTNPKGNALDRRQFSRLTAEVAALVRAGHECLIVSSGAVAAGMAALGLAERPKDLAAKQGCAAVGQARLMQLYATMFAKHGLTVAQLLLTHNDLDSRTSYANARNTLAQLFARRDVVPIINENDSVAVEELNFGDNDRLSAEVALLVKADRLFLLTSVDGVLDADGKVVPEVRDVAAVTGLVRQEKGRLSVGGMTTKLQAVKIATQGGVRGQILNGRTPGLLKAALAGRRVGTVFPARRD; from the coding sequence ATGGCTGCGCGCGCGCAACGCATCATTCTTAAATTCGGCTCCGGCATTCTCACGAATCCGAAGGGCAACGCGCTCGACCGCCGCCAGTTCTCCCGCCTCACCGCGGAGGTCGCCGCGCTCGTCCGCGCCGGCCACGAGTGCCTCATCGTCTCCTCCGGCGCCGTCGCCGCCGGCATGGCCGCTCTCGGACTCGCCGAGCGCCCGAAGGACCTCGCCGCCAAGCAGGGCTGCGCTGCCGTCGGCCAGGCGCGCCTGATGCAGCTCTACGCGACCATGTTCGCCAAACACGGCCTCACCGTGGCGCAGCTGCTCCTGACGCACAACGACCTCGATAGTCGCACCAGCTACGCGAACGCCCGCAACACTCTCGCGCAACTCTTCGCGCGCCGCGACGTCGTGCCGATCATCAACGAGAATGACTCGGTCGCGGTCGAGGAACTGAACTTCGGCGACAACGACCGTCTCTCCGCCGAGGTCGCGCTGCTCGTGAAAGCCGATCGCCTTTTTCTTCTCACGAGCGTCGACGGCGTGCTCGACGCCGACGGAAAAGTCGTGCCTGAGGTGCGCGACGTTGCCGCTGTCACCGGCCTCGTGCGCCAGGAAAAAGGCCGCCTGTCCGTCGGCGGCATGACCACAAAGCTGCAAGCCGTGAAAATCGCCACGCAGGGCGGCGTGCGCGGCCAGATTCTCAACGGACGCACGCCCGGCCTGCTCAAGGCTGCGCTCGCCGGCCGGCGTGTCGGCACGGTCTTCCCCGCGCGGCGCGACTGA
- the mutL gene encoding DNA mismatch repair endonuclease MutL — protein sequence MPRIRVLSDRVANQIAAGEVIERPAAVIKEVVENSLDAGATRIEVEFRHGGRSYMRIEDNGCGMSKDDALLCLERHATSKIVETADLDTLHSFGFRGEALPSIASVSKFELQTRPADAAAGTEVLVNGGKLVHVRECGVAPGTRITVTHLFNSVPARRKFLKSDATESAHIIQTVRLYALSCPQTAFTLIEDGRVLFQSPACTTLEERVAEIFGRQFTTDSLAVDATDNGLRLTGLIGKPGVSRAARHEMITFVNHRPVDSRTLNYALIESYTTSLPKGRYPVAVLFLEMNPAVVDVNVHPAKREVRFRSEGEVRGFVIRTVLQRLREFGMGTPVVETTSPETAARTAERLAEWQRVSTFAPTPPSPVTPPVVAPAARSEQERPEAAGHLAPLPSAVTSGIPPSAPSAAHRALPSRLIGWRFLGTAHGDFALFESPAGVVVVDRRAAHERVWFERLQAQFADGRVESQRLLFAVPVELDPVASAMLIDKLKWLTRHGLEVAEFGRNFFRIESVPTWLEPEGAERFLRDVLALMREGRIDERNARLADDEFARLAAQKAVRLPETIVEADALALVAQLFACVQPHTSPGGRPTHFELSRGELARRFQR from the coding sequence ATGCCTCGCATTCGCGTCCTCTCCGATCGCGTCGCCAACCAGATCGCGGCGGGCGAGGTCATCGAGCGGCCGGCGGCGGTGATCAAGGAAGTCGTCGAGAACTCCCTCGACGCCGGCGCCACGCGCATCGAGGTCGAGTTTCGCCACGGCGGACGCAGCTACATGCGCATCGAGGACAACGGCTGCGGCATGTCGAAAGACGACGCGCTGCTCTGCCTCGAGCGCCACGCGACGAGCAAGATCGTCGAGACGGCGGACCTCGACACGCTGCACTCGTTCGGCTTCCGCGGCGAAGCGCTGCCGTCGATCGCGAGCGTGTCGAAGTTCGAACTGCAAACGCGTCCGGCGGATGCGGCTGCCGGCACAGAGGTGCTCGTGAATGGCGGCAAGCTCGTGCACGTGCGCGAGTGCGGCGTCGCGCCCGGCACGCGCATCACGGTCACACACCTTTTCAATTCGGTGCCGGCGCGGCGGAAGTTCCTCAAGAGCGACGCCACCGAGTCCGCGCATATCATCCAGACCGTGCGGCTCTACGCGCTCTCGTGCCCGCAGACGGCGTTCACGCTGATCGAGGACGGGCGCGTGTTGTTCCAGTCGCCGGCTTGCACGACGCTCGAGGAGCGCGTGGCGGAGATTTTCGGCCGGCAGTTCACGACCGATTCGCTCGCGGTCGACGCGACCGACAACGGCCTGCGACTCACCGGCCTCATCGGCAAACCCGGCGTCTCCCGCGCCGCGCGGCACGAGATGATCACGTTCGTGAATCACCGGCCCGTCGATAGCCGCACGCTCAACTACGCATTGATCGAGTCCTACACGACCTCGCTGCCGAAGGGCCGCTATCCGGTCGCGGTGCTGTTCCTCGAGATGAATCCCGCGGTCGTTGACGTGAACGTTCATCCCGCGAAGCGCGAGGTGCGTTTCCGCAGCGAGGGCGAGGTGAGGGGCTTCGTCATTCGCACCGTGCTGCAGCGGCTGCGCGAATTCGGAATGGGAACGCCCGTCGTGGAGACCACGAGCCCGGAAACCGCGGCGCGCACCGCCGAGCGCCTCGCCGAGTGGCAGCGTGTGAGCACATTCGCGCCGACGCCGCCATCGCCCGTGACGCCGCCGGTCGTTGCGCCGGCGGCGCGCTCCGAGCAAGAGCGACCGGAGGCCGCGGGCCACCTTGCTCCGCTGCCGTCGGCGGTGACGTCGGGCATTCCACCGTCCGCGCCCAGCGCGGCTCACCGCGCGCTGCCATCGCGTCTCATTGGCTGGCGTTTCCTCGGCACGGCGCACGGCGATTTCGCGCTGTTCGAGTCGCCGGCGGGCGTCGTGGTCGTCGATCGCCGCGCGGCGCACGAGCGCGTCTGGTTCGAGCGGTTGCAGGCGCAATTCGCCGATGGTCGCGTCGAGAGCCAGCGCCTGCTTTTCGCGGTGCCGGTGGAGCTCGATCCGGTGGCCAGTGCGATGCTCATCGACAAGTTGAAGTGGCTCACGCGCCACGGCCTCGAGGTCGCGGAGTTTGGCCGTAATTTTTTCCGCATCGAGTCGGTGCCGACGTGGCTCGAGCCGGAGGGCGCGGAGCGTTTCCTGCGCGACGTGCTTGCACTGATGCGCGAGGGGCGGATCGACGAGCGCAACGCCCGGCTGGCCGACGACGAGTTCGCCCGCCTCGCCGCGCAGAAGGCCGTGCGCCTGCCCGAGACGATCGTGGAGGCGGACGCGCTGGCACTCGTGGCGCAGCTTTTCGCCTGTGTGCAGCCGCACACGAGCCCGGGCGGCCGGCCGACGCACTTCGAGCTGAGTCGCGGCGAACTGGCGCGACGTTTTCAGCGTTGA